A genomic window from Purpureocillium takamizusanense chromosome 2, complete sequence includes:
- a CDS encoding uncharacterized protein (COG:S~MEROPS:MER0031611~EggNog:ENOG503NZUI), translated as MVQRLAFLPWSRATDAAVVAAAACLSLYIWLRPVLGEPSRPRRHITARARESARKASSEAAALPYAPDVFPGGRDVETEYGTIKVFEWGPEDGEKVLLMHGIGTPCVALGDMAKEFVERGCRVMLFDFFGRGYSDAPVDVPYDERLYATQILLVLASSPLPWTGSSAFHLLGYSLGGALAASFAAYHPSLLRSLTLVCPGGLVRPSHVSLKNRLLYTQGVLPSWLVTALARRRLEPRRGTASADVPVGDDVDADADVDFDEVPVSTQEDEEEKEKQNGQTGAAAVLRVGDVVRWQLAENEGFVGAYMSTIRNAPIYGQHDKAWVRLSEELARRRRGGPGEVPPGLDGGRMCLILADRDPIVVKEEWIEDSKAVLGQDGVDIHVVGGGHEIAISKGREVADVAMAAWNRRERTIKIDDQSFIAL; from the exons ATggtccagcgcctcgccttcCTGCCTTGGAGTCGAGCGACGGACGCcgcagtcgtcgccgcggcggcatgccTTTCGCTCTACATCTGGCTGcgccccgtcctcggcgagccatcccggccgaggcggcacATCACCGCGAGGGCTCGTGAATCGGCTCGAAAGGCTTcgtccgaggccgccgctcTACCATATGCTCCTGATGTCTTCCCCGGCGGCCGGGATGTCGAGACCGAGTACGGGACGATCAAGGTGTTTGAATGGGGCCCCGAGGACGGGGAAAAGGTGCTGCTGATGCACGGCATCGGCACGCCGTGCGTGGCCCTCGGGGACATGGCCAAGGAGTTTGTCGAAAGGGGGTGCAGGGTGATGCTATTTG ACTTCTTTGGCAGAGGGTACTCGGATGCCCCCGTGGACGTTCCGTACGACGAGCGTCTGTACGCGACCCagatcctcctcgtcctggcgtcgtcgcccctcCCCTGGACCGGCTCTTCGGCCTTCCACCTCCTCGGCTACtccctgggcggcgctctcgccgcctccttcgccgccTACCACCCGTCCCTGCTGCGGTCCCTGACGCTCGTCTGCCCCGGCGGACTGGTCCGCCCCTCGCACGTCAGCCTCAAGAACCGCCTGCTCTACACGCAGGGCGTCCTGCCGAGCTGGCTCGTCACGGccctggcgcgccgccggctggagccgaggcgcgggaccgccagcgccgatgtccccgtgggcgacgacgtggatgcggacgcggacgtcgactttgacgagGTCCCCGTGTCGACgcaggaggatgaggaggagaaagagaAACAGAACGGCCAGacgggcgctgctgccgtgctgcgggtcggcgacgtggtcAGGTGGCAGCTGGCCGAGAACGAAGGCTTCGTCGGAGCCTACATGAGCACGATACGCAACGCCCCCATCTACGGGCAGCACGACAAGGCCTGGGTGCGGCTgagcgaggagctcgcgcggcggcggcgtggtggccCCGGGGAGGTGCCGCcgggcctggacggcgggcgtATGTGTCTGATTCTCGCGGACAGGGaccccatcgtcgtcaaggagGAGTGGATCGAGGACTCCAAGGCCGTGCTCGGCCAGGACGGCGTGGACATTCACGTGGTCGGCGGTGGCCACGAGATTGCCATCTCTAAGGGTCGGGAGGTGGCCGatgtggccatggcggcctggaATAGACGGGAGAGGACTATAAAGATAGATGACCAGTCTTTTATAGCGCTATAG
- the PET8 gene encoding S-adenosylmethionine transporter (EggNog:ENOG503NUA8~TransMembrane:1 (o12-34i)~BUSCO:EOG09263EDC~COG:C): MTSSSSSSPPPPFQAALLAGGLAGTTVDLSLFPLDTLKTRLQSSAGFFPSGGFSGIYRGIGSALVGSAPGAAFFFCTYEATKGLLLSRSGGGSSSGLLPDAATHMIAASLGEVAACAVRVPTEVVKQRAQAGLHGGSSAAALRAILGRYPTHGLGAVWREMYRGWGITVFREVPFTVIQFPLWEAMKDWRWRQRRRQGGGHGGADVSGVESALFGSVAGAVAAAMTTPLDVLKTRVMLSKERVSVADVFRRMVREEGVRPFFAGVVPRVTWISIGGAIFLGSYQWAINTMRTIA; the protein is encoded by the coding sequence atgacctcctcctcctcctcctcgccgccgccccccttccaggccgccctcctcgccggaggcctcgccggcaccaccgtcgacctctccctcttccccctcGACACCCTCAAGACCCGCCTCCAGTCCTCGGCCGGCTTCTTCCCCTCGGGCGGCTTCTCCGGCATATACCGCGGCATCGGCTCTGCGCTCGTCGGCtccgcccccggcgccgccttcttcttttgcACATACGAGGCCACAAAGGGCCTGCTGCTGAGtagaagcggcggcggtagcagcagcggtcTGCTGCCCGACGCCGCGACGCATATgatcgccgccagcctcggcgaggtggccgcctgcgccgtccgCGTCCCCACCGAGGTGGTCAAGCAGCGCGCCCAGGCCGGTCTTCAcggcggctcctccgccgccgccctgcgcgccatcctcggccgGTACCCGACGCacggcctgggcgccgtCTGGCGCGAGATGTACCGCGGTTGGGGCATCACCGTCTTCCGCGAGGTGCCATTCACCGTCATCCAGTTCCCGCTGTGGGAGGCCATGAAGgactggcggtggcggcaacgtcggcggcaagggggtgggcacggcggcgccgacgtctcgGGCGTCGAGAGCGCCCTCTTCGGCAgcgtggccggcgccgtcgccgccgccatgaccaCGCCCCTGGACGTCCTCAAGACGAGGGTCATGCTCTCCAAGGAGCGCGTGTCCGTCGCCGATGTCTTTCGCCGCATGGTCCGCGAGGAGGGCGTGCGGCCTTTCTtcgcgggcgtcgtgccTCGCGTCACATGGATATCCATCGGTGGTgccatcttcctcggcaGCTACCAGTGGGCCATCAATACGATGCGCACAATAGCGTGA
- the SSN8 gene encoding RNA polymerase II holoenzyme cyclin-like subunit (EggNog:ENOG503NY2B~BUSCO:EOG09262K8C~COG:D~TransMembrane:1 (o186-206i)), translating to MSANYWESTQRRHWLFTKDQLASMRQKLEKDNADLVSMFPLPQPRHLSIYFNQQLLRLGKRLSIRQQAMATAQVYLKRFYSRVEIRRTNPYLVITTSIYLACKMEEAPQHIRLIVTEARQLWQEFIGLDTSKLGECEFYLISEMSSQLIVHQPYRTLSSLRGELSLVEEDVQLARSVINDHYMTDLPLLCAPHIIALVAILLALVLRPNTSTPGGSLSGSSAAAGLAAAHAALSQAQARANGLPDPPPQAADSKERQQEARMLRVQQFAAWLAESGVDIAAMVDATQEIISFYECHEHYNDKLTREQINRFVKARGLDK from the exons ATGTCCGCCAACTACTGGGAGTCGACGCAGCGGCGCCACTGGCTCTTCACCAAGGACCAGCTGGCGTCGATGCGCCAGAAGCTCGAAAAGGACAATGCCGATCTCGTTTCCATGTTTCCCCtgccccagcccaggcacCTGTCGATATACTTTAACCAAC AGTTGTTGCGCCTGGGCAAGCGCCTGAGCATCCGGCagcaggccatggccacggcgcaaGTCTACCTCAAGCGATTCTACTCGCGCGTCGAGATCCGCCGCACGAATCCCTACCTCGTCATCACGACGTCCATATACCTGGCGTGcaagatggaggaggcccCTCAGCACATTCGGCTCATCGTCACGGAGGCCCGGCAGCTGTGGCAGGAGTTTATCGGACTGGACACCTCCAAGCTGGGCGAGTGCGAGTTCTATCTCATCAGCGAGATGAGCTCCCAGCTCATCGTGCATCAGCCATATAGGACGCTGAGTTCGCTGCGCGGGGAGCTGTCCCTGGTCGAGGAAGACGTCCAGCTGGCTCGGTCCGTCATCAACGACCACTACATGACAGACTTGCCGCTGCTATGCGCTCCTCACATCATCGCCCTTGTGGCTATCCTGCTCGCCTTGGTTCTACGCCCCAACACGTCCACACCCGGAGGCAGTCTGTCCGGCTCCtctgccgcggccggcctcgcagccgcccacgccgcgctGAGCCAGGCACAAGCCCGGGCCAACGGCCTCCCGGACCCTCCGCCGCAGGCAGCTGATTCCAAGGAGAGGCAGCAGGAGGCGAGGATGTTACGTGTGCAACAGTTCGCCGCGTGGCTGGCCGAGAGCGGCGTCGATATAgccgccatggtcgacgCCACGCAGGAAATCATCTCATTTTACGAGTGTCATGAGCACTACAACGACAAGCTCACGCGAGAGCAGATCAACCGCTTCGTGAAGGCGCGCGGGTTGGACAAGTAA
- a CDS encoding uncharacterized protein (COG:C~BUSCO:EOG09262PZ9~EggNog:ENOG503NVEN), giving the protein MAPKVVTGVVRGLEESQNQRDARVEALWAKLDPARTGELDLKGLKKGFRSIDHPLKNADDLLAKVMDEVDTNHDGRIQYEEFRTFVEKAEKQLFLLFRAIDKDGNGKLDQAELQTAFRAAGLTVSNRRMGEFFADMDKNSDGYVTFDEWRNFLLFMPAREYDSQLRAVLSYYESVVNVTPEGDSTVSEETLEGLGYFLAGAIAGGVSRTATAPLDRLKVYLLVNTRSSSETAGAALKQGRPIAALQNSLRPIKDAVRDLFHSGGLRGFFAGNGLNVVKIMPETAIKFGSYEAAKRALANFEGHGDPRRINSYSKFTAGGVAGMIAQFCVYPLDTLKFRLQCETVKGGLTGSALVRQTAIKMYADGGVRACYRGVTMGLVGMFPYSAIDMGMFELLKKSYRTYYAKRTGCHEDDANPGNIATGMIGATSGAIGATVVYPLNVVRTRLQTQGTVMHRATYTGIWDVTTKTVQLEGWRGLYKGLTPNLLKVAPALSITWVVYENSKRILGLH; this is encoded by the exons ATGGCCCCCAAGGTCGTCACCGGCGTGGTGCGCGGGCTTGAGGAGTCCCAGAACCAGCGCGAtgcccgcgtcgaggccctctGGGCCAAGCTTGACCCGGCTCGgacgggcgagctggacctAAAAGGCCTGAAAAAGGGTTTTCGCAGCATCGACCATC cgctCAAGAATGCCGACGACTTGCTGGCCAAGGTGATGGATGAAGTGGACACAAATCACGACGGAAGAATACAATATGAAG AGTTTCGCACGTTTGTCGAAAAGGCGGAGAAGCAACTCTTCCTGCTGTTCCGAGCCATCGACAAGGATGGCAACGGAAAGCTCGACCAGGCTGAGCTGCAAACTGCATTTCGCGCTGCTGGCTTGACCGTGTCGAACCGGAGAATGGGCGAGTTCTTTGCCGACATGGACAAGAACAGCGACGGATACGTTACCTTTGACGAATGGCG AAACTTCCTCCTCTTTATGCCTGCGCGCGAATATGACTCCCAATTACGTGCCGTGCTCTCGTACTACGAGTCTGTCGTCAACGTCACGCCAGAGGGCGACTCCACTGTTAGCGAGGAAACCTTGGAAGGCCTAG GTTACTTCCTCGCGGGTGCCATCGCCGGGGGTGTGTCGAGGACGGCCACAGCGCCTCTTGATCGTTTGAAGGTGTATCTGCTCGTCAACACCAGGAGCAGCTCGgagacggccggcgcggcactCAAACAGGGACGTCCGATAGCCGCGCTGCAGAATTCGCTGCGACCCATCAAGGATGCCGTACGGGACTTGTTTCACTCGGGCGGACTCCGCGGCTTCTTTGCAG GAAATGGCCTGAACGTTGTCAAGATCATGCCTGAGACGGCCATCAAGTTTGGGTCCTATGAGGCAGCTAAGCGAGCTTTGGCGAATTTTgagggccacggcgaccCCAGGCGGATCAACTCGTATTCCAAGTTCACCGCAGGCGGTGTCGCCGGCATGATCGCACA GTTCTGTGTCTACCCACTCGACACGCTCAAGTTTCGCCTTCAATGCGAGACGGTCAAGGGCGGCCTGACGGGAAGCGCTCTCGTCCGCCAAACGGCTATCAAGATGTATGCCGACGGCGGGGTCCGAGCTTGCTATCGAGGCGTCACCATGGGCCTGGTGGGCATGTTCCCGTATAGTGCCATCGATATGGGCATGTTTGAGCTGCTCAAGAAGTCGTACCGGACCTACTACGCGAAACGCACTGGCTGTCACGAAGACGACGCGAACCCCGGCAACATTGCCACGGGAATGATTGGAGCGACCTCGGGCGCCATTGGCGCTACCGTGGTGTATCCGCTCAACGTGGTTCGGACGCGACTGCAGACGCAGGGGACAGTGATGCACCGGGCGACGTACACGGGCATCTGGGACGTGACGACAAAAACCGTCCAACTAGAGGGCTGGCGGGGCCTCTACAAGGGCCTGACGCCGAATCTGCTAAAGGTGGCCCCGGCACTGAGCATAACGTGGGTGGTGTACGAGAACTCGAAGCGGATTCTTGGGCTGCATTGA
- a CDS encoding uncharacterized protein (COG:S~EggNog:ENOG503P378) produces the protein MMASYYHYSAQTAHAAPMSHNHHHHGGGGRNRRAPRLSVSQNAHRQFRGARSMKDLNESAAMSAFRMKFEAGRSFELEDDLEFCPNLLTETDLVSISSASERSSLASNSPESSPTQQPQTVAPGFSLNSSSPAFIPPSFHTQQSSIKLHQPSATRGRNAIPIINPATGISMSSPPPSVSPATMQTPLGRRW, from the exons ATGATGGCATCATACTACCACTACAGCGCGCAAACGGCGCACGCCGCCCCCATGTCGCAcaaccatcaccatcacggcggcggcgggcgcaacCGCCGTGCGCCTCGGCTCTCGGTCTCCCAGAACGCGCACAGGCAGTTCCGGGGCGCTCGCAGCATGAAGGACCTCAACGAGTCGGCTGCCATGTCAGCCTTCCGCATGAAGTTCGAAGCCGGCCGCTCCtttgagctcgaggacgacctcgagTTCTGTCCCAACCTGTTGACCGAGACCGAC CTGGTTTCCatctccagcgcctcggaACGCTCGTCGCTCGCCAGCAACTCGCCCGAGTCCTCGCCcacgcagcagccccagacCGTGGCTCCGGGCTTCTCCCTCAACTCGTCATCCCCCGCCTTCATCCCGCCCAGCTTCCACACCCAGCAGTCGAGCATTAAGCTTCACCAGCCCTCCGCCACGCGCGGCCGCAATGCCATCCCCATCATCAACCCCGCAACCGGTATCTCCATgtccagcccgccgccttcggtgtcgcccgccaccatgcAGACGCCCCTCGGCCGTCGGTGGTAG
- a CDS encoding 4-hydroxy-2-oxoheptanedioate aldolase (EggNog:ENOG503NVCB~COG:G), which translates to MLAGTFPVMTFVALPSARHAQVVALTGVDALVLDCEHGHVGDDAMHNAVAAAAALGVSPVVRVRGPAHDLVKRALDAGAHALMVPQVGSPDEARQVVASAKFPPQGRRGQGSAFPGIAHGLSVPEYVASANQTLLTMIQIETREGLENVDAICAVPGVDLVFIGPNDLALALLGYVPARGDEPVFVAAIDKIVAAARKHGKWVGRLVNNGALAKEARGRFDTVALTGDTKAIHNWYSAELEVARS; encoded by the coding sequence GCCGGCACCTTCCCGGTCATGACCTTTGTCGCCCTCCCCTCGGCGCGACACGCCcaggtcgtcgccctcaccggcgtcgacgccctcgtcctcgactgCGAGCACGGGcacgtgggcgacgacgccatgcacaacgccgtcgccgccgccgccgccctcggcgtctcccccgtcgtccgcgtccgcggcCCCGCCCACGACCTCGTCaagcgcgccctcgacgccggcgcccacgccctcATGGTGCCCCAGGTCGGCTcccccgacgaggcccgccaGGTCGTCGCCAGCGCAAAGTTCCCCccgcagggccgccgcggccagggctCCGCGTTCCCGGGCATCGCCCACGGCCTCTCCGTGCCCGAGTACGTCGCCTCGGCGAACCAGACCCTCCTCACCATGATCCAAATCGAGACccgcgagggcctcgaaAACGTCGACGCCATATgcgccgtccccggcgtcgacctcgtcttcatcggccccaacgacctcgccctcgccctcctcggctacgtccccgcccgcggcgacgagcccgtcttcgtcgccgccatcgacaagatcgtcgccgccgcccgcaagcaCGGCAAGTGGGTTGGTCGCCTCGTCAACaacggcgccctcgccaaggaGGCTCGCGGTCGTTTCGATACCGTCGCCCTGACCGGAGACACAAAGGCCATACACAACTGGTACTCGGCCGAGTTGGAAGTCGCGAGGTCATAG
- a CDS encoding uncharacterized protein (EggNog:ENOG503P8M4), producing MMPARNLVTMHTLRTATMGRAVVGRGFSLSTSARLGLKESSSQTDQDYDKHKRDSLDKQKRGSGHWKPELASDSEEAVKADRASKEGVSELQERTKRAAEETSKAGTSVRDGM from the exons ATGATGCCCGCACGGAACCTCGTCACGATGCACACCCTGCGCACGGCGACCATGGGtcgggccgtcgtcggccggggCTTCTCCctctcgacgagcgcgcGTCTAGGCCTCAAGGAGTCTTCCAGCC AAACCGACCAGGACTACGACAAGCACAAGCGCGACTCGCTCGACAAGCAGAAAAGGGGCTCGGGCCACTGGAAGCCGGAGCTCGCGTCGGACAGCGAggaggccgtcaaggcggACCGCGCGTCCAAGGAGGGCGTGAGCGAGCTGCAGGAGCGGacgaagcgcgccgccgaggagacgTCCAAGGCGGGGACGAGCGTCCGTGACGGAATGTGA
- a CDS encoding uncharacterized protein (TransMembrane:1 (i279-299o)~EggNog:ENOG503P4YW) → MPAPYSDNMYSDMGQDASDDERDALSPTDGYFHASASSDAASSSAFGHQPEQHRRTSSNVPSVPNVLVEDPTLRDQGAKAREAEQERQINNAAGQTTSSSPYPPQLPSTSSPDTSHRHTSSASVASPHQGSTSPAANPSSPAVSSHRHRRSVEEDEPVQFPGDRTRLPYLHTPSHTSTHATAPSQPHHHSQLDAPPAYSPSPSSPPSSQPQGYQTFASLSANARTSNDSSTMGLPEEHQALLPRHPESMGGSPHGPPYPRWQRLKDSISSHNLRPKLKTILGVLVIISIISAIFGGISISSSSSHKNPKFNDKDPVREPDMGGDSDLEWKPTYGCRNTPHVFDKRTTTIGFGGERKLHIKQTVDKSDGFHNGRQPRVYGQLIIRPAGDDKSEGTIDLEVISNDAELGVEVHADLDGNDQLVNMITPRALDWWSNSGDWPCIQMRATVWIPRKSFLRTFAVDTVHLDVSVLDGLVFGASDSVNVKTVVGNVRTSLPKDVNDDVVPYTLESRDTIIETVSGNVKGWFPLYDLLKISSASGDITAEVGPKAADKDSPQSAVLEVGSISGEVSIKEPLAAALADGKASKKLPARDYVIKVETASGDISVEAATSSLGTFTSTSGNFDLKLLPILERDLQKSEGKPRLSTDTKSGDARVTVLEPLWTSTSGARMYPPGRAAPGRDTFLPPIDVPLPPYVDGNDAPEKPEQPQKGPDDALVIIHPHSAGEIKARKADDGKTRAGLTVLEAKHSSISGNAKLVYPASWAGHFSLQTISGSTVVHGKGIEIIRRSRGIMKVIEGRKGDGESDIKVESMSGNMSLLVGESN, encoded by the exons ATGCCGGCTCCCTACTCGGATAACATGTACTCGGACATGGGGCAGGACGCCTCCGACGATGAGCGAGATGCCCTGTCGCCCACTGACGGATACTTCCACGCGTCTGCGTCGTCTGacgcggcgtcatcgtctgCCTTTGGCCACCAGCCCGAACAACACCGGCGCACGTCGTCCAACGTGCCGTCGGTGCCaaacgtcctcgtcgaggatccCACCCTGCGCGACCAAGGCGCAAAGGCGAGAGAGGCCGAACAGGAGCGCCAGATAAATAACGCCGCTGGCCAaaccacgtcgtcgtcaccataTCCGCCAcagctgccgtcgacgtcgtcgccagacACCTCCCACCGTCATACCTCTTCCGCGTCGGTAGCGTCGCCTCACCAGGGatcgacctcgcccgcggccaacCCCTCATCCCCCGCTGTCTCATCGCATCGCCACCGACGCAGTGTTGAGGAAGACGAACCCGTCCAATTTCCCGGGGACCGTACCCGTCTGCCCTACTTACACACTCCCTCTCATACATCAACACACGCGACCGCCCCGTCCCAGCCGCATCATCACAGCCAGCTGGACGCGCCACCCGCCTACTCTCCTTCCCcatcctctcctccctcAAGCCAACCTCAGGGCTACCAGACATTCGCGTCCCTCTCCGCCAACGCGCGTACCAGCaacgacagcagcaccatgggTCTCCCAGAGGAGCACCaggccctgctgccgcgccaCCCAGAGTCCATGGGTGGCTCACCCCATGGTCCTCCTTATCCCAGATGGCAAAGGCTTAAAGACTCGATCAGCTCGCACAACTTGAGGCCCAAGCTCAAGACCATCCTTGGTGTGCTAGTCATCATCTCCATCATCTCTGCCATTTTTGGCGGCATCAGTATCTCGTCCTCTTCGAGCCACAAG AACCCCAAGTTCAACGACAAGGATCCGGTCCGAGAACCAGACATGGGAGGCGATAGCGACCTGGAGTGGAAGCCCACCTATGGGTGCCGCAACACCCCGCATGTCTTTGATAAACGCACCACAACTATCGGGTTTGGAGGCGAGCGCAAGCTCCATATCAAGCAGACCGTCGACAAAAGTGATGGCTTTCACAACGGCCGACAGCCTCGGGTCTACGGACAGCTCATCATACGTCctgctggcgacgacaagTCCGAGGGTACCATTGACCTCGAGGTCATTTCCAATGATGCCGAGCTGGGAGTAGAGGTccacgccgacctcgacggcaacgaTCAGCTGGTCAACATGATTACCCCCCGAGCTCTCGACTGGTGGTCGAACTCAGGCGATTGGCCATGCATCCAAATGCGAGCCACCGTCTGGATTCCGCGCAAGTCCTTCCTTCGGACCTTTGCTGTTGACACCGTTCATCTCGATGTCAGCGTCCTCGACGGACTCGTCTTCGGTGCATCTGATAGCGTCAATGTAAAGACTGTTGTTGGAAACGTTCGAACATCGCTCCCGAAGGACGTTAACGACGACGTGGTCCCTTACACGTTGGAGTCACGCGACACCATCATCGAGACCGTCAGTGGCAACGTCAAGGGATGGTTTCCGCTCTACGACCTCCTCAAGATTTCCTCTGCCTCTGGAGATATCACCGCCGAAGTTGGCCCCAAAGCCGCCGATAAGGATTCTCCTCAGTCCGCAGTCCTCGAAGTTGGTTCCATTTCTGGCGAGGTCAGCATCAAGGAACCCCTtgcggccgccctcgcagacggcaaggcaagcaagaAGCTGCCCGCTCGGGACTACGTGATCAAGGTTGAGACGGCATCCGGTGACATTtccgtcgaggcggccacgagcagcCTGGGTACTTTTACTTCGACTTCTGGCAATTTCGACCTCAAGCTCCTCCCGATCCTGGAAAGGGATCTGCAGAAGTCCGAGGGCAAGCCCCGGTTGTCCACGGACACGAAGAGCGGCGATGCCCGCGTCACTGTACTAGAACCCCTGTGGACCAGCACGTCGGGCGCGAGAATGTATCCTCCCGGACGTGCTGCGCCCGGCCGTGATACGTTTTTGCCCCCCATTGATGTCCCGCTGCCTCCATATGTCGACGGAAACGATGCCCCGGAGAAACCTGAGCAACCCCAGAAGGGTCCGGACGATGCCCTCGTCATCATTCACCCGCACAGCGCAGGCGAGATCAAGGCGCGCAAAGCCGATGACGGCAAGACGCGCGCGGGTCTGACTGTTCTCGAAGCGAAGCATTCATCCATTAGCGGCAACGCCAAGCTCGTCTATCCCGCCAGCTGGGCTGGACATTTTAGCCTGCAGACCATCTCGGGAAGCACCGTCGTTCACGGCAAGGGCATTGAGATAATCCGGCGCAGCCGAGGCATTATGAAAGTCATTGAGGGCCGCAAAGGCGACGGGGAATCTGATATTAAGGTGGAGAGCATGTCGGGCAACATGTCGTTGCTTGTCGGCGAGAGTAACTAA
- a CDS encoding uncharacterized protein (COG:C~EggNog:ENOG503NVEN), whose translation MPAREYDSQLRAVLSYYESVVNVTPEGDSTVSEETLEGLGMGSSSYYSLVYSLFGSLLRAGFPSPQPTSPPISPPPPPPPPPPTKREEVDETGDVLSKQTQGMDAAEATAETVVDAAAPRRREPIADGSGEQRGDGTPQDGLEESHSGTKAARKKKFVLTDYAPDPGYFLAGAIAGGVSRTATAPLDRLKVYLLVNTRSSSETAGAALKQGRPIAALQNSLRPIKDAVRDLFHSGGLRGFFAGNGLNVVKIMPETAIKFGSYEAAKRALANFEGHGDPRRINSYSKFTAGGVAGMIAQFCVYPLDTLKFRLQCETVKGGLTGSALVRQTAIKMYADGGVRACYRGVTMGLVGMFPYSAIDMGMFELLKKSYRTYYAKRTGCHEDDANPGNIATGMIGATSGAIGATVVYPLNVVRTRLQTQGTVMHRATYTGIWDVTTKTVQLEGWRGLYKGLTPNLLKVAPALSITWVVYENSKRILGLH comes from the exons ATGCCTGCGCGCGAATATGACTCCCAATTACGTGCCGTGCTCTCGTACTACGAGTCTGTCGTCAACGTCACGCCAGAGGGCGACTCCACTGTTAGCGAGGAAACCTTGGAAGGCCTAGGTATGGGCAGTTCCTCATATTACTCTCTTGTCTACTCCCTCTTCGGCTCGCTCCTAAGAGCTGGCTTCCCTTCACCGCAACCGACAAGTCCGCCGatatcaccaccaccaccaccaccacctccaccacccacaaAGCGTGAAGAAGTGGATGAGACGGGAGACGTGCTGTCGAAGCAAACACAGGGAATGGACGCTGCGGAGGCGACTGCGGagaccgtcgtcgacgcagccgcgccacggcgccgagagcCGATTGCAGACGGCAGCGGAGAGCAACGCGGCGATGGCACCCCGCAGGACGGCCTTGAAGAGTCTCATTCTGGCACAAAAGCCGCGCGAAAGAAGAAGTTCGTGCTGACAGACTATGCGCCTGATCCAGGTTACTTCCTCGCGGGTGCCATCGCCGGGGGTGTGTCGAGGACGGCCACAGCGCCTCTTGATCGTTTGAAGGTGTATCTGCTCGTCAACACCAGGAGCAGCTCGgagacggccggcgcggcactCAAACAGGGACGTCCGATAGCCGCGCTGCAGAATTCGCTGCGACCCATCAAGGATGCCGTACGGGACTTGTTTCACTCGGGCGGACTCCGCGGCTTCTTTGCAG GAAATGGCCTGAACGTTGTCAAGATCATGCCTGAGACGGCCATCAAGTTTGGGTCCTATGAGGCAGCTAAGCGAGCTTTGGCGAATTTTgagggccacggcgaccCCAGGCGGATCAACTCGTATTCCAAGTTCACCGCAGGCGGTGTCGCCGGCATGATCGCACA GTTCTGTGTCTACCCACTCGACACGCTCAAGTTTCGCCTTCAATGCGAGACGGTCAAGGGCGGCCTGACGGGAAGCGCTCTCGTCCGCCAAACGGCTATCAAGATGTATGCCGACGGCGGGGTCCGAGCTTGCTATCGAGGCGTCACCATGGGCCTGGTGGGCATGTTCCCGTATAGTGCCATCGATATGGGCATGTTTGAGCTGCTCAAGAAGTCGTACCGGACCTACTACGCGAAACGCACTGGCTGTCACGAAGACGACGCGAACCCCGGCAACATTGCCACGGGAATGATTGGAGCGACCTCGGGCGCCATTGGCGCTACCGTGGTGTATCCGCTCAACGTGGTTCGGACGCGACTGCAGACGCAGGGGACAGTGATGCACCGGGCGACGTACACGGGCATCTGGGACGTGACGACAAAAACCGTCCAACTAGAGGGCTGGCGGGGCCTCTACAAGGGCCTGACGCCGAATCTGCTAAAGGTGGCCCCGGCACTGAGCATAACGTGGGTGGTGTACGAGAACTCGAAGCGGATTCTTGGGCTGCATTGA